One Nocardioides aromaticivorans genomic window carries:
- the hemC gene encoding hydroxymethylbilane synthase — MTAPAKLRIGTRRSALATTQSGHVADAITELTGVETVLVEITTDGDRSQAAGTPLTGAPSTGVFVSALRDALLSGEVDVAVHSLKDLPTYAADGITLAAVPPREDPRDVIVARDGLTLGELPVGSRLGTGSPRRVAQVEALGLGLEISGVRGNVDTRIGKVRSGEYDAVVLARAGLARLGRLEEATEVLDPLQVLPAPGQGALAVECRSDDAATLAVLARLDDAGTHAAVTAERVVMARLEGGCAAPIGALAELAEGEDGPEIWLRAVVLSTDGALSVRRSASAELGADPAGWPAAAAALGEALAAEMLDDGAGDLVGPPAPGDPTTETPVHPSARSAEVHNA; from the coding sequence ATGACCGCTCCTGCGAAGCTGAGGATCGGCACCCGCCGCAGCGCCCTCGCCACGACCCAGTCCGGCCACGTCGCCGACGCCATCACCGAGCTGACCGGCGTCGAGACCGTGCTGGTCGAGATCACCACCGACGGTGACCGCAGCCAGGCCGCGGGCACCCCGCTCACCGGGGCTCCCTCGACCGGTGTCTTCGTCAGCGCGCTGCGCGACGCACTGCTGTCGGGCGAGGTCGACGTGGCCGTCCACTCGCTGAAGGACCTCCCCACCTACGCCGCCGACGGGATCACCCTGGCCGCCGTACCTCCCCGCGAGGACCCGCGCGACGTGATCGTCGCGCGCGACGGCCTCACCCTCGGCGAGCTGCCCGTCGGCAGCCGGCTCGGAACCGGGTCCCCGCGCCGGGTCGCGCAGGTCGAGGCGCTCGGCCTGGGCCTCGAGATCAGCGGGGTGCGCGGCAACGTCGACACCCGCATCGGCAAGGTCCGCTCCGGTGAGTACGACGCCGTCGTGCTCGCCCGCGCCGGCCTGGCCCGCCTCGGCCGGCTCGAGGAGGCGACCGAGGTGCTCGACCCGCTCCAGGTGCTGCCGGCCCCCGGCCAGGGCGCGCTGGCGGTGGAGTGCCGCAGCGACGACGCCGCCACGCTCGCCGTGCTCGCCCGGCTCGACGACGCCGGCACGCACGCCGCCGTCACCGCCGAGCGGGTCGTCATGGCCCGGCTCGAGGGTGGCTGCGCCGCCCCGATCGGCGCCCTCGCCGAGCTCGCCGAGGGCGAGGACGGCCCCGAGATCTGGCTGCGCGCGGTGGTCCTGTCCACCGACGGTGCCCTGTCCGTGCGCCGCTCCGCCTCCGCCGAGCTCGGTGCCGACCCGGCGGGCTGGCCTGCCGCGGCCGCCGCCCTGGGGGAGGCACTCGCCGCCGAGATGCTCGATGACGGCGCCGGGGACCTCGTCGGGCCACCCGCTCCCGGCGACCCCACCACTGAGACCCCAGTCCACCCATCCGCACGATCTGCAGAGGTGCACAACGCATGA
- a CDS encoding uroporphyrinogen-III synthase has translation MTRATTAKSAAPTPAAQVKPGGVAFVGTGPGDPDLLTVRAVRLIEDADVVITEDPGHADLVRVVRARAAVVGEETTDEVEFVDGGFGEDGQPLTHAARAKVVVKQAKRGLRVVRLLGGDPFLYASGPEEAQAVAKAGIGFEVVPGVSSVGAVPAYAGIPLTTKDHREVAVVTCGDKVDWSRYADTPTLVLLSAVGQIADIAKQLIAIGRSPETPVAMTRVGTTTEQQTVTSTLERIAADARAARIAPPAITVIGSVVDLREKLSWFETKPLFGWRVLVPRTKEQSASLSNRLREFGGVPEEVPTISVEPPRNPQQMDKAVRGLVEGRYEWIAFTSVNAVKAVREKFEEYGLDARAFSGLKIAAVGDKTAQAIAAWGLRADLVPSGEQSAAGLLEDWPEYDEQLDPINRVFLPRADIATENLVAGLIDLGWECDDVTAYRTVRAAPPPAPTRDAIKTGKFDAVVFTSSSTVRNLVGIAGKPHPSTVIAVIGPATAKTAEEHGLRVDVMAPQPDVDLLVEALAGFGADRRAAMLEAGDPVTKPSDRKPSARRKKA, from the coding sequence ATGACGCGAGCCACGACAGCCAAGTCGGCTGCCCCGACTCCCGCCGCCCAGGTCAAGCCCGGCGGCGTCGCCTTCGTCGGCACCGGCCCCGGTGACCCCGACCTGCTGACAGTGCGCGCCGTCAGGCTCATCGAGGACGCCGACGTCGTCATCACCGAGGACCCCGGTCACGCCGACCTGGTCCGCGTGGTGCGCGCCCGCGCCGCGGTCGTCGGGGAGGAGACCACCGACGAGGTCGAGTTCGTCGACGGCGGGTTCGGCGAGGACGGCCAGCCCCTCACCCACGCCGCCCGCGCCAAGGTCGTCGTCAAGCAGGCCAAGCGCGGCCTGCGCGTCGTCCGCCTGCTCGGTGGCGACCCGTTCCTCTACGCCTCGGGCCCGGAGGAGGCGCAGGCCGTCGCCAAGGCCGGCATCGGCTTCGAGGTCGTCCCCGGCGTCTCGTCCGTCGGCGCCGTCCCGGCGTACGCCGGCATCCCGCTGACCACCAAGGACCACCGCGAGGTGGCCGTGGTGACCTGCGGCGACAAGGTCGACTGGTCCCGCTACGCCGACACCCCGACGCTCGTCCTGCTCTCCGCCGTCGGCCAGATCGCCGACATCGCCAAGCAGCTGATCGCGATCGGCCGCTCGCCGGAGACCCCGGTCGCGATGACCCGGGTCGGCACGACCACCGAGCAGCAGACGGTCACCTCGACCCTCGAGCGGATCGCCGCCGACGCCCGCGCCGCCCGGATCGCCCCGCCGGCGATCACGGTCATCGGCTCGGTCGTCGACCTGCGCGAGAAGCTGTCGTGGTTCGAGACCAAGCCGCTCTTCGGCTGGCGGGTGCTGGTGCCGCGCACCAAGGAGCAGTCCGCCTCGCTGTCCAACCGCCTGCGCGAGTTCGGTGGTGTGCCGGAGGAGGTCCCGACGATCTCGGTCGAGCCGCCGCGCAACCCGCAGCAGATGGACAAGGCCGTCCGCGGCCTGGTCGAGGGTCGCTACGAGTGGATCGCGTTCACCTCGGTCAACGCGGTCAAGGCCGTGCGCGAGAAGTTCGAGGAGTACGGCCTCGACGCCCGCGCCTTCTCGGGCCTCAAGATCGCCGCGGTCGGCGACAAGACCGCCCAGGCGATCGCCGCCTGGGGCCTGCGCGCCGACCTGGTGCCGTCGGGCGAGCAGTCCGCCGCCGGCCTGCTCGAGGACTGGCCCGAGTACGACGAGCAGCTCGACCCGATCAACCGGGTCTTCCTGCCGCGCGCCGACATCGCGACCGAGAACCTCGTCGCCGGCCTGATCGACCTCGGCTGGGAGTGCGACGACGTCACCGCCTACCGCACCGTCCGGGCCGCCCCGCCGCCGGCGCCGACCCGCGACGCGATCAAGACGGGTAAGTTCGACGCGGTCGTCTTCACCTCGTCCTCGACCGTGCGCAACCTGGTCGGCATCGCCGGCAAGCCGCACCCGTCGACGGTCATCGCGGTGATCGGCCCCGCCACGGCCAAGACCGCCGAGGAGCACGGCCTGCGCGTCGACGTGATGGCGCCGCAGCCCGACGTCGACCTGCTCGTCGAGGCGCTCGCCGGCTTCGGTGCCGACCGCCGCGCCGCGATGCTGGAGGCCGGTGACCCGGTCACCAAGCCGAGCGACCGCAAGCCGTCGGCCCGCCGCAAGAAGGCCTGA
- the hemB gene encoding porphobilinogen synthase: MSDIQRPVVRPRRLRTTAAMRDLVARTSLRPEQLILPVFVREGASEPTPISSMPGVVQHTRDTLRKAAVEAAEVGLKGIMLFGIPETKDADGSGATDPDGILNVALADVAAEVGDALVVMGDLCLDEFTDHGHCGVLAPDGRVDNDATLARYADMAVVQAEAGAALVGPSGMMDGQVRVIREALDAAGHTDTGILAYSAKYASAFFGPFREAVDSSLEGDRRTYQQDGRRDGREGVREALLDIEEGADIVMVKPALAYLDVLRQVADAAGELGVPVAAYNISGEYAMVEAAAANGWIDREPAILETLTSIRRAGADMILTYWATEAARLLR; the protein is encoded by the coding sequence ATGAGCGACATCCAGCGTCCCGTGGTCCGCCCCCGCCGCCTGCGCACCACGGCGGCGATGCGGGACCTGGTCGCCCGGACCTCCCTGCGGCCCGAGCAGCTGATCCTGCCGGTGTTCGTCCGCGAGGGCGCGAGCGAGCCGACGCCGATCAGCTCGATGCCCGGCGTCGTCCAGCACACCCGCGACACGCTGCGCAAGGCGGCCGTCGAGGCCGCCGAGGTGGGCCTGAAGGGGATCATGCTGTTCGGGATCCCGGAGACCAAGGACGCCGACGGCTCGGGCGCCACCGACCCCGACGGCATCCTCAACGTCGCCCTCGCCGACGTCGCCGCCGAGGTCGGCGACGCGCTCGTCGTGATGGGCGACCTGTGCCTCGACGAGTTCACCGACCACGGCCATTGCGGCGTGCTGGCGCCGGACGGCCGCGTCGACAACGACGCCACCCTCGCCCGGTACGCCGACATGGCGGTCGTGCAGGCCGAGGCCGGCGCCGCGCTGGTCGGCCCCAGCGGCATGATGGACGGGCAGGTGCGGGTCATCCGAGAGGCGCTCGACGCCGCGGGCCACACCGACACCGGCATCCTCGCCTACTCGGCGAAGTACGCCTCCGCCTTCTTCGGGCCCTTCCGCGAGGCCGTCGACAGCTCGCTGGAGGGCGACCGGCGCACCTACCAGCAGGACGGCCGTCGCGACGGCCGCGAGGGCGTGCGCGAGGCCCTGCTCGACATCGAGGAGGGGGCCGACATCGTCATGGTGAAGCCGGCCCTGGCCTACCTCGACGTGCTGCGCCAGGTGGCCGACGCCGCCGGCGAGCTCGGCGTCCCGGTGGCGGCGTACAACATCTCGGGGGAGTACGCCATGGTCGAGGCCGCCGCCGCGAACGGCTGGATCGACCGCGAGCCGGCCATCCTCGAGACGCTCACCTCGATCCGCCGGGCCGGGGCGGACATGATCCTGACCTACTGGGCCACCGAGGCCGCCCGCCTGTTGCGCTGA
- a CDS encoding redox-sensing transcriptional repressor Rex — protein sequence MTARSSTDANRVIPEATVARLPVYLRALTALADQGIRTCSSEDLASAAGVNSAKLRKDLSYLGSYGTRGVGYDVDYLRYQIAREIGVTQDWPVVIVGIGNLGHALANFSGFRSRGFRVVALLDADPALVGQTVAGVQVRPFDELEETVRTNDVAIGVIATPAVAAQDVADRMVATGITSILNFAPAVLAVPEGVDVRKVDLSIELQILAYHEQRKAGGADPATVVGADGGAA from the coding sequence GTGACCGCACGGAGTTCGACGGATGCCAACCGGGTCATCCCGGAGGCCACGGTCGCCCGCCTGCCCGTCTACCTGCGGGCGCTGACGGCCCTGGCCGACCAGGGCATCCGCACCTGCTCGAGCGAGGACCTCGCGTCCGCCGCCGGCGTCAACAGCGCCAAGCTCCGCAAGGACCTGTCCTACCTCGGCAGCTACGGCACCCGCGGCGTCGGGTACGACGTCGACTACCTCCGCTACCAGATCGCCCGTGAGATCGGGGTGACCCAGGACTGGCCGGTCGTCATCGTCGGCATCGGCAACCTGGGCCACGCGCTCGCCAACTTCTCCGGCTTCCGCAGCCGCGGCTTCCGGGTCGTCGCGCTGCTCGACGCCGACCCGGCGCTGGTCGGCCAGACCGTCGCCGGCGTGCAGGTGCGGCCCTTCGACGAGCTCGAGGAGACCGTGCGCACCAACGACGTCGCCATCGGCGTGATCGCCACCCCCGCCGTCGCGGCGCAGGACGTGGCGGACCGCATGGTCGCGACGGGCATCACGAGCATCCTCAACTTCGCGCCGGCCGTGCTGGCCGTCCCCGAGGGCGTCGACGTGCGCAAGGTCGACCTGTCGATCGAGCTGCAGATCCTCGCCTACCACGAGCAGCGCAAGGCGGGCGGCGCCGACCCGGCGACTGTCGTCGGCGCGGACGGAGGTGCTGCATGA
- a CDS encoding glycosyltransferase family 2 protein: MHDRDPSSAPRRVAYVLPVYNEEENIAVFHAALVEATAARPDLDFEFVYVDDGSRDASLERLVELRAKDSRVTVVQFSRNFGHQLAVTAGLDLVAESGDADAVIVMDTDLQDPPRVSLEMIERWEEGVEVVYAQRRTRKDTPFKRATAWGFYWVLDRLASIQIPRNVGDFRLMDARVVAEISRYREHDRFLRGIVAHVGFRQEALLFDRDERFAGETGYPLKKMLSFAASGILGFSTTPLKLISRFGYAISLFSVLLACYVLFIRVFRPEESVPGWAFLGVGMFMLSGIQLVMMGVIGSYLGRVYVEAQDRPLYTLAMVARDRGADPESGTGRSGPRRHRDMGALDPGAES; encoded by the coding sequence ATGCACGACCGCGACCCCTCGAGCGCCCCACGTCGGGTCGCCTACGTCCTCCCCGTCTACAACGAGGAGGAGAACATCGCGGTGTTCCACGCCGCGCTGGTGGAGGCGACGGCCGCCCGTCCCGACCTCGACTTCGAGTTCGTGTACGTCGACGACGGCAGCCGCGACGCGTCGCTGGAGCGCCTCGTGGAGCTGCGCGCGAAGGACTCGCGGGTCACGGTCGTCCAGTTCTCCCGCAACTTCGGCCACCAGCTGGCCGTGACCGCCGGGCTCGACCTCGTCGCGGAGAGCGGCGACGCGGACGCGGTGATCGTGATGGACACCGACCTGCAGGACCCCCCGCGCGTCAGCCTGGAGATGATCGAGCGCTGGGAGGAGGGCGTCGAGGTCGTCTACGCCCAGCGTCGTACCCGCAAGGACACGCCCTTCAAGCGGGCGACCGCCTGGGGCTTCTACTGGGTGCTCGACCGGCTCGCGTCGATCCAGATCCCGCGCAATGTCGGCGACTTCCGGCTCATGGACGCCCGCGTGGTCGCCGAGATCTCGCGCTACCGCGAGCACGACCGCTTCCTGCGCGGCATCGTCGCCCACGTCGGCTTCCGCCAGGAGGCGCTCCTCTTCGACCGCGACGAGCGCTTCGCGGGCGAGACCGGCTACCCGCTGAAGAAGATGCTCAGCTTCGCCGCGAGCGGCATCCTGGGCTTCTCGACCACGCCGCTGAAGCTCATCTCCCGCTTCGGCTACGCGATCTCGCTCTTCAGCGTGCTGCTGGCCTGCTACGTGCTGTTCATCCGGGTCTTCAGGCCGGAGGAGTCCGTGCCGGGCTGGGCGTTCCTCGGCGTCGGCATGTTCATGCTCAGCGGCATCCAGCTGGTGATGATGGGCGTGATCGGCAGCTATCTCGGCCGTGTGTACGTCGAGGCCCAGGACCGCCCGCTCTACACGTTGGCGATGGTCGCGCGCGACCGCGGCGCCGACCCGGAGTCCGGGACCGGCCGGAGCGGGCCGCGCCGCCACCGCGACATGGGCGCCCTCGACCCGGGGGCCGAGTCCTGA
- a CDS encoding GtrA family protein, with product MRFAAVGVCNTAIDAVLFVLLHDHLGITLANFVSSSAGMVFSFVVNGLFTFRAERLTLRHAALFVASTGLVMWVAQPLLIHGWLWVLEQGPDVALGGMSAGDVRIWLAKLASIACSLVLNFLAYRYVVWPVEHRGEEHAPQASSGEGV from the coding sequence ATCCGGTTCGCTGCCGTCGGCGTCTGCAACACGGCGATCGACGCGGTGCTGTTCGTGCTGCTCCACGACCACCTGGGCATCACCCTGGCGAACTTCGTCTCGAGCAGCGCGGGCATGGTCTTCAGCTTCGTCGTGAACGGCCTGTTCACCTTCCGGGCCGAGAGGCTCACGCTGCGGCACGCGGCCCTCTTCGTCGCCTCGACGGGCCTGGTCATGTGGGTCGCCCAGCCGCTGCTGATCCACGGCTGGCTGTGGGTGCTGGAACAGGGACCGGACGTCGCCCTGGGCGGGATGTCCGCCGGCGACGTACGGATCTGGCTGGCGAAGCTCGCCTCGATCGCGTGCAGCCTCGTGCTCAACTTCCTGGCCTACCGCTACGTCGTGTGGCCCGTGGAGCACCGCGGCGAGGAGCACGCGCCACAGGCGTCGTCGGGCGAGGGTGTGTGA
- a CDS encoding SigE family RNA polymerase sigma factor: MRERDEAEFVAFAQGARERLRRTAFLLCGDWDRASDHVQEGLIRVYAAWPRLERAGREYAYARKAVVSAVLDHARRRSSTELVIEPDPERPADGDFVDTLTARAALMEALAGLPPRQRACVVLRYFEDLSVADTATALGCSQGNVKSQTARALDRLRSVFEDSPLGELTLGATSW; the protein is encoded by the coding sequence ATGCGTGAACGGGACGAGGCCGAGTTCGTCGCCTTCGCGCAGGGCGCCCGGGAGCGGTTGCGGCGTACGGCCTTCCTGCTGTGCGGCGACTGGGACCGGGCCTCGGACCACGTCCAGGAGGGCCTGATCCGGGTCTACGCGGCGTGGCCGCGTCTCGAGCGGGCCGGGCGCGAGTACGCCTACGCCCGCAAGGCCGTGGTCAGCGCCGTGCTCGACCACGCCCGGCGGCGTTCGAGCACCGAGCTGGTCATCGAGCCGGACCCCGAGCGTCCCGCCGACGGCGACTTCGTCGACACCCTGACCGCCCGGGCCGCGCTGATGGAGGCCCTGGCGGGCCTGCCGCCGCGCCAGCGGGCGTGCGTGGTGCTGCGCTACTTCGAGGACCTCAGCGTCGCCGACACGGCGACCGCCCTCGGGTGCAGCCAGGGCAACGTCAAGAGCCAGACCGCCCGTGCGCTCGATCGCCTCCGCTCCGTGTTCGAGGACTCGCCGCTCGGCGAGCTGACCCTGGGAGCGACGTCATGGTGA
- a CDS encoding class I adenylate-forming enzyme family protein, producing the protein MPETDHARVAPDVAALVEAAAQDLPDRLAVVEAGGRGLTWSGLDDEVDRVASGLGSHGILAGHRVMIAMGNRIEFVTTYLGILRAQAVAVPVNPGSTVTELAAMLVDSGARAVVVDADTVDAAREAVDRTEVVAAARDEGRPVPRLVVVGVEAATAEIGYDDLRASDVRPVPPLPDPEKLAVLLYTSGTSGRPRAAMLTHRALLANVEQVATVEPPMISPDDVVLGVLPLFHVYGLGAVLGGVIRHRAKLVLTDRFDPEGTLDLIEDEACSVVPVAPPVFAAWRGVDALAERLGPVRMILSGSAPLSAEVVEEFTALVKVPVHQGYGLTEAAPVVTTTLLSADAKPGSVGAALSGIDLRLVDDDGHPLEGAEADDAGEIQIRGRNLFSGYWPDGADGPGADGWWSTGDVGFLDADGDLFLVDRVKELVIVSGFNVYPTEVEAVVGQVDGVRQVAVLGTPDERTGEAVVAYVVPADAEADADALVAAVHALAEERLAPYKRPGRVEVVDALPRTVTGKIRKGMLRGYERRKALGILE; encoded by the coding sequence ATGCCCGAGACGGACCACGCCCGCGTCGCTCCCGACGTGGCGGCGCTGGTCGAGGCCGCGGCCCAGGACCTGCCGGACCGCCTCGCGGTCGTCGAGGCGGGTGGCCGCGGGCTGACCTGGTCGGGCCTGGACGACGAGGTCGACCGGGTCGCCTCAGGCCTGGGCTCCCACGGCATCCTCGCCGGCCACCGGGTGATGATCGCGATGGGCAACCGGATCGAGTTCGTCACGACGTACCTCGGCATCCTGCGCGCTCAGGCGGTCGCGGTCCCGGTCAACCCGGGCTCGACGGTGACCGAGCTCGCCGCGATGCTGGTCGACTCCGGCGCCCGTGCCGTCGTCGTCGACGCCGACACCGTCGACGCGGCCCGCGAGGCCGTCGACCGCACCGAGGTCGTGGCCGCCGCCCGCGACGAGGGCCGTCCGGTGCCGCGCCTGGTCGTCGTCGGCGTCGAGGCGGCCACCGCCGAGATCGGGTACGACGACCTGCGCGCCTCCGACGTCCGGCCGGTGCCGCCGCTGCCGGACCCCGAGAAGCTCGCCGTGCTCCTCTACACCAGCGGCACCTCCGGGCGCCCGCGCGCCGCGATGCTCACGCACCGGGCGCTGCTCGCCAACGTCGAGCAGGTGGCGACGGTCGAGCCGCCGATGATCAGTCCCGACGACGTCGTCCTCGGTGTCCTCCCGCTCTTCCACGTCTACGGCCTCGGAGCCGTCCTCGGCGGCGTGATCCGCCACCGCGCGAAGCTGGTGCTGACCGACCGGTTCGACCCCGAGGGCACCCTCGACCTGATCGAGGACGAGGCGTGCAGCGTGGTCCCGGTCGCACCGCCGGTCTTCGCCGCCTGGCGCGGCGTCGACGCGCTCGCCGAGCGGCTCGGTCCGGTGCGGATGATCCTGTCCGGCTCCGCGCCGCTGTCCGCCGAGGTGGTCGAGGAGTTCACCGCGCTGGTCAAGGTGCCGGTTCACCAGGGCTACGGGCTGACCGAGGCGGCTCCGGTCGTCACGACCACGCTGCTCTCCGCCGACGCGAAGCCCGGCTCGGTGGGCGCCGCGCTGAGCGGCATCGACCTCCGCCTCGTCGATGACGACGGCCACCCGCTCGAGGGTGCCGAGGCCGACGACGCCGGCGAGATCCAGATCCGCGGCCGCAACCTCTTCAGCGGCTACTGGCCCGACGGCGCCGACGGGCCCGGTGCGGACGGCTGGTGGTCCACCGGCGACGTGGGCTTCCTCGACGCCGACGGCGACCTCTTCCTCGTCGACCGGGTCAAGGAGCTGGTCATCGTCTCCGGCTTCAACGTCTACCCGACCGAGGTCGAGGCGGTCGTCGGCCAGGTCGACGGGGTCCGGCAGGTCGCGGTGCTCGGCACGCCCGACGAGCGCACCGGCGAGGCCGTCGTCGCGTACGTCGTCCCGGCGGACGCCGAGGCCGACGCGGACGCCCTCGTGGCAGCGGTCCACGCGCTCGCCGAGGAGCGGCTGGCGCCGTACAAGCGACCGGGGCGGGTCGAGGTGGTCGACGCGCTCCCACGAACCGTCACCGGCAAGATCCGCAAGGGCATGCTGCGCGGCTACGAGCGCCGCAAGGCGCTGGGGATCCTCGAATGA
- a CDS encoding glutaredoxin family protein, which yields MTEQSAQPARVTLYGRPGCHLCDDARAVIEAVCAELGESYVEVSIDDDPELADRFAHEIPVTFVDGRQHDFWRVSPDRLRRALRG from the coding sequence ATGACGGAGCAGTCCGCGCAGCCCGCCCGCGTCACCCTCTACGGCCGTCCGGGCTGCCACCTGTGCGACGACGCCCGGGCCGTGATCGAGGCCGTCTGCGCCGAGCTGGGCGAGAGCTACGTCGAGGTCTCGATCGACGACGACCCTGAGCTCGCCGACCGCTTCGCCCACGAGATCCCGGTGACCTTCGTCGACGGCCGGCAGCACGACTTCTGGCGGGTGAGCCCGGACCGGCTGCGCCGTGCCCTCCGCGGGTAG
- a CDS encoding glutamyl-tRNA reductase, which translates to MSVLVVGISHNSAPMALLERVALDEDGVQKLVADAASCEHVTEATVIATCNRLEIYTEVERFHGSIEQISKLLVDRAGEGVEAMLPHLYVHYDDGAISHLFQVAAGLDSMAVGEGQILGQTREALRRGQELGTVGPALNLLFQQALRVGKRTRAETEIDQVAPTLVSAALDETTRAVGDVAGKYVVVVGAGAMAGLATATVSRLGAGHLTVVNRSSDRGERLAAQYDAHAVPLEQLVAELGRADIVISCTGSAGAIIDAPALAAARAGVDRPIGLIDLALPHDIDRGVRDLPGVSLVGLADLAEVLQGGATGQEVLEVRRILGEEVTAFLAARRQASVTPTVVALRSMATNVVDAEMSRLESRLPDLDDVTRREIQHTVRRVADKLLHEPTVRVKELANEQGAVSYAAALAELFALDPEAVDAVTRPIGVEEAGA; encoded by the coding sequence ATGAGCGTGCTGGTCGTGGGGATCTCCCACAACTCCGCCCCGATGGCGCTGCTCGAGCGGGTCGCCCTCGACGAGGACGGCGTGCAGAAGCTCGTCGCCGACGCCGCCTCCTGCGAGCACGTCACCGAGGCGACCGTGATCGCGACGTGCAACCGGCTCGAGATCTACACCGAGGTCGAGCGCTTCCACGGCAGCATCGAGCAGATCTCCAAGCTGCTCGTCGACCGGGCCGGCGAGGGCGTCGAGGCGATGCTCCCGCACCTCTACGTCCACTACGACGACGGCGCGATCTCGCACCTCTTCCAGGTCGCCGCGGGCCTCGACTCGATGGCCGTCGGCGAGGGCCAGATCCTCGGCCAGACCCGGGAGGCGCTGCGCCGCGGCCAGGAGCTCGGCACGGTCGGCCCCGCCCTCAACCTGCTCTTCCAGCAGGCGCTGCGGGTCGGCAAGCGCACCCGCGCCGAGACGGAGATCGACCAGGTCGCCCCGACGCTGGTGAGCGCCGCGCTCGACGAGACCACCCGGGCCGTCGGCGACGTCGCCGGCAAGTACGTCGTCGTGGTCGGCGCCGGCGCGATGGCCGGCCTCGCCACGGCCACCGTCAGCCGGCTCGGCGCCGGGCACCTGACCGTGGTCAACCGGTCGAGCGACCGCGGGGAGCGCCTCGCCGCGCAGTACGACGCCCACGCGGTCCCGCTCGAGCAGCTGGTCGCCGAGCTCGGCCGCGCCGACATCGTCATCTCCTGCACCGGCTCGGCCGGCGCGATCATCGACGCCCCGGCGCTCGCCGCGGCGCGGGCCGGCGTCGACCGCCCGATCGGGCTGATCGACCTGGCCCTGCCGCACGACATCGACCGCGGCGTGCGCGACCTGCCGGGCGTCTCGCTCGTGGGCCTCGCCGACCTCGCGGAGGTGCTGCAGGGCGGCGCCACCGGCCAGGAGGTGCTCGAGGTCCGGCGGATCCTCGGCGAGGAGGTCACCGCCTTCCTCGCGGCCCGCCGCCAGGCCAGCGTCACCCCGACCGTCGTCGCGCTCCGCTCGATGGCCACCAATGTCGTCGACGCGGAGATGAGCCGGCTCGAGAGCCGCCTGCCCGACCTCGACGACGTCACCCGCCGCGAGATCCAGCACACGGTGCGCCGGGTCGCCGACAAGCTCCTCCACGAGCCGACGGTGCGCGTCAAGGAGCTCGCCAACGAGCAGGGCGCCGTCTCCTACGCCGCCGCCCTCGCCGAGCTCTTCGCGCTCGACCCCGAGGCCGTCGACGCGGTCACCCGTCCCATCGGTGTCGAGGAGGCGGGCGCATGA